The genomic DNA AGACGATGAGCTATGCCCAGTTGAATGTGTCAGGGAATTTAGAACTGATGAAGAATTCCTCAGAATTTTAGAGAAAGCCGAGGAAACAAATTCTTTAGTTGTGGTAGATTTTTATCGCACTGCATGTGGTAGTTGCAAGTATATAGATCcaatcttttcaaaattatgcaAGGGATCTGGTGATGAAGGAGCTGAAGTAATCTTCTTAAAGCATAATGTGAGTATTTTTTAACTGATTCTGTAGTTTTCACATCAGGGGGGCTCTTTATGTTCTTGCAAAACTCCATCATCCATTCCCCCCTCCCATAACAacacaaaaacaacaattaaacaaaatgaaaagaaagaaacagagaaAAAAGTTCACCCTTATCTTGGTCACACTCAACTGCCGTTGCGTAAATGATAAATCTACTCTTCAAATCAACTTTCTGCATTCTAGTACGAACAGTACTTTTACATATGCCCAGGGCATATATTGGATTCTCTGACGAAGAGAATAACCTGTTTATATTGGTCTTTCTTCTTCGTCAGCATGATTTAGGCTTATTGTTAAATGATGGCGGTGTAGGTATTAAATATGCATTCCCTGTGTGTTTATGAAATGTTCTAAGTAAAAATAGAGTTTCTGATTTTGTGGTATCTACTGTAGGTTATTGATGAATATGATGAACAATCTGAGGTTGCAGAGCGACTTAGAATAAAGGTAAATTTCTCAGCAGCCTTCTCCTAATTCGACTAGTTCTGATGGAAATTTGTCTAAATCTTCATACAAGTATGTAGAAAATGGACACTTGTTTGTGGGTTGCGGAGACATGAAATtgagaaggagaagaataagagaaaggaaacaaaattCCTTGTTAATTTCCCTTGTCTGGATACTGCATTCTTTTCTCATCCAAACTTGTGCAACATTTACCTTGTAGCTCTCTTCCTCTATTGTGATATCACTGcaaattttaatctttttaattatttatattgttctTTTGCCAAGTAATTATTATGTTGTTTCTCGCTGGATTTGAAATGACCTGCTGTGGTGCAGGCGGTGCCCCTCTTTCACTTCTATAAGAATGGGGTGCTATTGGAAGCCTTTCCAACCAGGGATAAAGACAGGATTATTGCAGCCATTCACAAGTACACAGCTACAGCCTCTCCAGATGTTTAAGCcaatttaattatgattcaaaatatggCTTCTTGTAACttagctaaaaaaaaatatggcttTTGTACATTACCTGCAGGAGTCTTCATACTGATGAAAGGATGTACAAGTGCTTTGGTAT from Diospyros lotus cultivar Yz01 chromosome 4, ASM1463336v1, whole genome shotgun sequence includes the following:
- the LOC127798986 gene encoding thioredoxin-like 4, chloroplastic; the protein is MQRQSILTYKAFFNFGRFLDGQYDSRIHSIFSNSLPVRSLTISGGLKATIPYMIRVSGLESMKFGSFKTLKTRSVAKENQDKLSDEDDELCPVECVREFRTDEEFLRILEKAEETNSLVVVDFYRTACGSCKYIDPIFSKLCKGSGDEGAEVIFLKHNVIDEYDEQSEVAERLRIKAVPLFHFYKNGVLLEAFPTRDKDRIIAAIHKYTATASPDV